In a single window of the Cervus elaphus chromosome 1, mCerEla1.1, whole genome shotgun sequence genome:
- the LOC122694975 gene encoding olfactory receptor 226-like — protein MGMTDTMERKNQSGRVSEFVLLGFPAPGSLRALLFALSLLAYVLVLTENTLIVVAIRNHPSLHKPMYFFLANMSFLEIWYVTVTIPKMLAGFVGSKRGRGQQISFEGCMTQLYFFLGLGCTECVLLAVMAYDRYVAICHPLHYPVIVSGQLCVQLAAGSWAGGFGISMVKVFLISRLSYCGPNIINHFFCDVSPLLNLSCTDMSTAELTDFVLAIFILLGPLSVTGASYMAITSAVMRIPSAAGRHKAFSTCASHLTVVVIFYAASIFIYARPKALSAFDTNKLVSVLYAVIVPLLNPIIYCLRNQEVKRALRHTLHLHQGHDAS, from the coding sequence ATGGGCATGACCGACACCATGGAGAGGAAGAACCAGAGTGGGAGAGTGAGTGAGTTTGTgttgctgggcttcccagctcCGGGATCACTGCGGGCACTGTTATTTGCCCTTTCTCTGTTAGCCTATGTATTGGTGCTGACTGAGAACACACTCATCGTTGTGGCAATCAGGAACCACCCCAGCCTCCACAAACCCATGTATTTCTTTCTGGCTAATATGTCCTTCCTGGAGATTTGGTATGTGACAGTCACTATTCCCAAGATGCTCGCTGGCTTTGTTGGGTCCAAACGGGGCCGTGGACAGCAAATCTCCTTTGAGGGCTGCATGACACAGCTCTACTTCTTCCTGGGCCTGGGCTGCACCGAGTGTGTCCTCCTCGCAGTTATGGCTTAtgatcgctatgtggccatctgccatCCTCTCCACTACCCCGTCATTGTCAGCGGCCAGCTGTGTGTGCAGCTGGCAGCTGGCTCCTGGGCTGGAGGTTTTGGCATTTCCATGGTCAAAGTTTTCCTCATTTCTCGCCTCTCTTACTGTGGCCCCAACATCATCaaccactttttctgtgatgtCTCTCCATTGCTCAACCTTTCGTGCACTGACATGTCCACAGCAGAGCTTACGGACTTTGTCCTGGCCATCTTTATCCTACTGGGGCCACTCTCTGTCACTGGAGCCTCCTACATGGCCATCACCAGTGCTGTGATGCGCATTCCCTCAGCTGCTGGGCGCCACAAAGCCTTTTCCACCTGTGCCTCTCACCTCACTGTGGTGGTCATCTTCTATGCAGCCAGTATCTTCATCTATGCCCGCCCAAAGGCACTCTCAGCTTTTGACACCAACAAGCTGGTGTCTGTACTTTATGCTGTCATTGTACCACTGCTCAACCCCATCATTTACTGCCTGCGCAACCAAGAAGTAAAGAGAGCCTTACGCCATACTCTACACCTGCACCAGGGGCATGATGCTAGCTAA
- the LOC122695307 gene encoding olfactory receptor 10A5-like produces the protein MAEGNWTRVSEFILMTFSSLPTEIQSLLFLMFLVIYLVTLLGNSLIILVTLADPMLHSPMYFFLRNLSFLEIGFNLVIVPKMLGTLVAQDTTISFLGCATQMYFFFFFGVSECFLLATMAYDRYVAICSPLHYPVIMNPRTRAKLAAVSWFPGIPMATVQTTWLFSFPFCGINKVNHFFCDSPPVLRLVCADTALFEVYAIIGTILVVMIPCLLILCSYTRIAAAILKIPSAKGKHKAFSTCSSHLLVVSLFYVSSSLTYFRPKSNSSPESKKVLSLSYTIVTPMLNPIIYSLRNNEVKNALGRTFHKALGVRNCFL, from the coding sequence ATGGCTGAAGGAAACTGGACAAGAGTGAGTGAGTTTATCCTCATGACTTTCTCTTCCTTACCTACTGAAATACAGTCATTACTCTTCCTGATGTTTCTGGTCATCTACCTGGTCACTCTGCTGGGAAACAGCCTCATCATTCTGGTTACCTTGGCTGACCCCATGCTGCACagccccatgtacttcttcctcaggaACTTGTCCTTCTTAGAGATTGGCTTCAACCTGGTCATTGTGCCCAAGATGCTGGGGACCCTGGTTGCCCAGGACACAACCATCTCCTTTCTTGGCTGTGCCACTCAgatgtatttcttcttcttctttggggTTTCTGAATGCTTCCTCCTGGCcaccatggcctatgaccgctatgtagCCATCTGCAGTCCCTTGCACTACCCAGTCATCATGAATCCAAGGACACGTGCCAAACTGGCAGCTGTCTCCTGGTTTCCAGGCATTCCCATGGCTACTGTGCAGACCACGTGGCTCTTCAGCTTTCCATTCTGTGGCATCAACAAGGTgaaccacttcttctgtgacagcCCGCCTGTGCTGAGGCTGGTCTGTGCAGACACAGCACTGTTTGAGGTCTATGCCATCATTGGAACCATTCTGGTTGTCATGATACCCTGTTTGCTGATTCTCTGTTCCTACACTCGCATTGCTGCTGCCATCCTGAAGATTCCATCGGCCAAGGGGAAGCATAAAGCCTTCTCTACCTGCTCATCCCACCTCCTTGTTGTCTCCCTCTTCTATGTATCTTCAAGCCTCACCTACTTCCGTCCAAAGTCCAATAGTTCTCCTGAGAGCAAAAAAGTGCTATCACTGTCCTACACTATTGTAACTCCCATGCTGAACCCCATCATCTACAGCTTGAGAAATAATGAGGTGAAGAATGCCCTTGGTCGGACCTTCCACAAGGCTTTAGGTGTCAGAAACTGCTTTCTGTAG
- the LOC122695088 gene encoding olfactory receptor 6-like, translating to MLGRNITLVSEFILVGFPTAPWLQVLLFSLFLVVYLLVVIENLVIMLTVWVTGSLHKPMYYFLTSLSFLEVWYVSVTVPKMLDGFLLQRRRISFPGCMTQLYFFISLACTECVLLAAMAYDRYVAICHPLRYPVIMTTGYCVQLVAFSYMSGFMVSVIKVYFISHVAFCGSNVMNHFFCDISPILKLACKDMSTAELVDFALAIVILVFPLTTTILSYVYIVSTILRIPSTQGRKKAFSTCASHLTVVIIYYTAMIFMYVRPRAIASFNSNKLISAVYAVLTPMLNPFIYCLRNQEVKNAIKKTVGVGQCFLLS from the coding sequence ATGCTGGGGAGAAACATCACTCTGGTGAGTGAGTTCATCCTGGTGGGCTTCCCCACTGCCCCCTGGCTGCAGGTCCtgctcttctccctcttccttgTGGTCTACTTGCTGGTGGTAATAGAGAATCTTGTCATCATGCTCACTGTCTGGGTCACTGGCTCCCTCCATAAGCCCATGTACTATTTCCTGACTAGCCTGTCCTTCTTGGAGGTCTGGTATGTCTCTGTCACAGTCCCCAAGATGCTGGATGGATTCCTCCTGCAGAGACGGCGCATCTCCTTCCCAGGCTGCATGACCCAGCTGTACTTCTTTATCTCGCTTGCCTGCACGGAGTGTGTACTTCTGGCagccatggcctatgaccgctatgtggccatctgccaccctctCAGATACCCGGTCATCATGACCACAGGTTATTGTGTGCAGCTGGTGGCTTTTTCCTATATGAGTGGTTTCATGGTATCTGTAATCAAGGTCTATTTCATTTCACATGTTGCCTTTTGTGGCTCCAATGTCATGAACCACTTTTTCTGTGACATCTCACCAATCCTCAAACTGGCCTGCAAAGACATGTCCACAGCTGAGCTAGTGGACTTTGCTTTGGCTATTGTCATTCTTGTCTTCCCTCTCACCACTACCATCCTCTCCTATGTCTACATTGTCTCCACCATTCTGCGTATACCCTCCacccagggaaggaagaaggccttctccacctgtgcaTCCCACCTCACAGTAGTCATAATTTATTACACAGCCATGATTTTCATGTATGTTCGGCCCAGAGCTATTGCTTCTTTTAACTCCAACAAACTCATCTCAGCTGTGTATGCAGTCCTCACGCCCATGCtaaatccattcatctactgtCTGAGGAACCAGGAAGTCAAGAATGCTATCAAAAAGACAGTGGGTGTTGGCCAGTGCTTCCTGCTCAGCTGA